A stretch of Balneolaceae bacterium DNA encodes these proteins:
- a CDS encoding fibrobacter succinogenes major paralogous domain-containing protein: MKRLKVFAGTAILTGVIFLLISCSDNNPVDSEEEQEITSITDIDGNMYEVIKIGDQYWTASNLMTTKFRNGDEIAQALNKNSWEDNNTSRWAYYNYNFEMKSPNGYYYNWHTVANSKGLCPQGSRVPDYDDWKKLYDFTKGEADLLKSRNGWVDNMNGTDDFGFNGYPGGYKQAVKDGGEFGYMGRLADWWSSSEDNRAESTALPEKVGIGFRFYADGSMAYMFTLKDTGRPVRCILE; the protein is encoded by the coding sequence ATGAAACGGTTAAAAGTATTCGCGGGGACAGCAATTCTCACCGGAGTGATATTCCTGCTCATATCTTGCAGTGATAATAATCCGGTTGATTCAGAAGAGGAGCAGGAGATAACATCCATTACAGATATTGATGGCAACATGTATGAAGTTATTAAAATTGGCGACCAGTATTGGACGGCAAGTAATTTGATGACAACAAAATTTAGAAATGGAGATGAAATTGCCCAGGCACTGAATAAAAATAGTTGGGAGGATAATAACACTTCAAGATGGGCTTATTACAATTATAATTTTGAGATGAAATCTCCTAATGGGTATTACTATAATTGGCACACAGTGGCAAACTCAAAAGGCTTATGTCCTCAGGGATCCAGGGTTCCTGACTACGACGATTGGAAAAAGCTTTATGATTTTACCAAAGGAGAAGCAGATCTTCTCAAATCAAGAAATGGCTGGGTTGATAATATGAATGGAACGGATGATTTTGGCTTCAATGGTTATCCGGGTGGTTATAAACAAGCTGTAAAAGATGGCGGGGAATTTGGATATATGGGACGATTAGCCGACTGGTGGTCTTCTTCTGAAGATAACAGGGCAGAGTCCACCGCTCTGCCGGAAAAGGTGGGAATTGGATTCAGATTCTATGCAGATGGTTCAATGGCGTACATGTTTACTCTGAAGGATACGGGAAGACCAGTTCGATGTATATTAGAATGA
- a CDS encoding outer membrane beta-barrel protein yields MKKFIYIFGALLLFIPFHETANAQWSVGVSYEYRNEDPNSGFGLRAEKSILEDLPLLDLSLRGHFSYFNETTQIGREGINFSSDLNVYDFGFAALAGFSIELVSPYVGVGIGNERFKLSTDVQDLSFKERNFYWNGFIGANVEILPYLKPFFEFRAGKLTSTDEVETDNINRIAIGVNVYF; encoded by the coding sequence ATGAAAAAATTCATCTACATTTTTGGAGCTCTTCTACTTTTTATTCCATTCCATGAAACCGCTAACGCACAATGGTCTGTAGGTGTATCGTACGAATATAGAAATGAAGATCCCAATAGCGGATTTGGACTCAGAGCTGAAAAAAGTATCCTTGAGGATCTGCCATTATTGGATCTGAGTCTCAGAGGACATTTCAGTTATTTTAATGAAACCACACAGATCGGCAGGGAAGGAATCAATTTCAGTAGCGATCTTAATGTTTATGACTTTGGATTTGCTGCTTTAGCCGGTTTTTCTATAGAATTGGTTTCTCCTTATGTGGGTGTGGGTATTGGTAATGAACGATTTAAACTCAGTACAGATGTCCAAGATTTAAGTTTTAAAGAGAGAAACTTTTACTGGAATGGCTTTATCGGTGCGAATGTGGAAATTTTGCCTTACCTGAAACCTTTTTTTGAATTTCGAGCCGGTAAACTTACCAGTACAGACGAAGTGGAAACAGACAATATTAATCGTATCGCAATCGGAGTGAACGTTTATTTTTGA
- a CDS encoding outer membrane beta-barrel protein, with protein MISLKRSFFVGFFWGILGICSVTAQSQLERISITERGDGNGYVLRYHLSEMVDSFDLIHPNINRVQMQLFSSGLNTEDVQMPDLNEEIVSVDLTQLENGIGVDIAIADDVYFLVQAYADQNMRDLLVNLEYATRTEIEAVTDESDPFEWSTPEDTPTDAIAEEQPESTDELQREIDDEEPGETVVQREPISVKIGITGGIGIANKLGGDYTAESRQDFLMGISAGITLPFVLPYSVKTGIETGVFFTQKGFLNPTSDRFDGETVLLDYVEVPVLARFHYDLTGMIKPKIVGGFYTAFRANAEVVQNDGDRIDLNDVTNVVDFGLIAGIGSDFLIQSTTVSLQLRYSVGVPPLFKDNFSGDERPGYFSLMAGFRF; from the coding sequence ATGATTAGTCTTAAAAGATCTTTTTTTGTGGGTTTTTTCTGGGGGATTTTAGGTATCTGCTCAGTTACTGCACAATCCCAGCTCGAACGTATTTCCATTACAGAACGGGGAGATGGGAATGGATATGTTCTCCGATATCATCTATCCGAAATGGTGGATTCGTTCGATCTGATCCACCCAAACATAAACCGGGTTCAAATGCAGCTATTTTCGTCCGGTCTCAATACCGAAGACGTTCAAATGCCTGATTTGAATGAGGAGATTGTATCTGTCGATCTCACACAATTAGAGAATGGAATCGGTGTTGATATTGCAATCGCAGATGATGTTTATTTCCTCGTTCAAGCTTATGCAGATCAGAACATGCGGGATCTGCTTGTAAATCTGGAATACGCTACAAGGACGGAAATTGAAGCTGTGACCGATGAATCTGATCCTTTTGAATGGTCAACCCCCGAAGATACACCCACTGATGCTATAGCTGAGGAGCAACCGGAAAGCACGGATGAATTACAGCGCGAAATTGATGACGAGGAACCAGGAGAGACCGTTGTCCAGCGAGAGCCCATTTCAGTAAAAATTGGAATTACGGGTGGAATTGGGATCGCAAATAAACTGGGCGGGGACTATACGGCTGAATCGCGACAAGATTTTTTGATGGGAATATCAGCCGGAATAACACTTCCTTTTGTTCTGCCATACTCTGTGAAAACAGGCATTGAAACAGGTGTCTTTTTTACGCAGAAAGGGTTTTTGAATCCAACCTCTGACAGGTTTGATGGCGAAACCGTTTTGCTTGACTATGTAGAAGTGCCGGTTTTGGCAAGATTTCATTACGACCTAACCGGCATGATAAAACCAAAAATTGTAGGTGGATTTTATACTGCCTTTCGGGCAAATGCAGAAGTTGTACAAAATGACGGGGACCGGATAGATCTGAATGATGTGACAAATGTAGTTGATTTCGGTCTTATTGCGGGAATTGGTTCAGATTTTTTGATTCAAAGCACAACTGTTTCTCTCCAGTTGAGATATAGTGTAGGAGTTCCTCCACTTTTTAAAGATAATTTTAGCGGGGATGAAAGGCCGGGGTATTTCTCTTTGATGGCAGGCTTTCGGTTTTAA
- the uvrA gene encoding excinuclease ABC subunit UvrA encodes MPKTDSSKQKNISKNSSSATDRPIVVKGARVHNLKNIDIEIPRNKLTVITGVSGSGKSSLAFDTIYAEGQRRYVESLSSYARQFLERMDKPDVDFMQGISPAMAIQQKTTSSNPRSTVGTTTEIYDYVRLLFARVGKTISPVSGKEVFKDTPDTIIKELFEELEEKTKFYVLFPFELREGRKPEEQFTVLKEKGLTRILQIEDETLIDLTRDDYDPEKIKPDTHRVLVDRLAIKKDNDTRSRIVESIETAFREGNDRCSIKVRKGKEYKYSERFERDGMEFLEPSPQMFSFNNPFGACDECEGFGKVSGIDEDLVIPDPDKTIRGGAVAPFDSQKFSTYLKDFIKVAAREKIPIDTPYKDLDKDAKRILWHGKDEYSGIYGFFEDVKSQFYKVHMRVLYSRYRGYSRCPECEGYRVRKDALYVKVNGQHIGQVTEMTIGHAREFFENLELSDFEKEVAGQILYEIRKRLKYLDEVGLDYLTLNRLTNTLSGGESQRISLANSLGSSLIGSLYVLDEPTIGLHPRDNNRLINILKSLRDIGNTVLVVEHDPEMIQSADNIIDIGPFAGTHGGEVVFSGSYDELLESKTLTGKYLSGKKEIPIPEKRRKGNGKSLVVEGASEHNLKSIDVEFPLGKLVCVTGVSGSGKSTLVHDTLYGSIQNKLGTWKEKIGRNKGIHGIKNIEAVEMVDQSPIGRSTRSNAATYTKAFDGIRDLFANTKQSKIMGYEPGHFSFNVPGGRCEACQGEGVQKIEMQFMADIELQCEECGGTRYRKDILHVKYRGKNIHDVLEMNISDAIEFFVDEPSIVNKLQPMEDVGLGYLNLGQSATTLSGGEAQRVKLAKFLSKTNTDETLYFFDEPTTGLHFEDISKLLKSFNNLVDNGHSVIIIEHNLDVIKSADWIIDVGPEGGFGGGQIVATGTPEEIAANKESHTGRFLSEILNGP; translated from the coding sequence ATGCCCAAAACTGACTCTTCTAAACAGAAAAATATCTCAAAAAACAGTTCCTCAGCTACCGACCGGCCCATCGTTGTAAAAGGTGCCCGGGTGCACAATCTCAAAAATATTGATATTGAGATTCCCCGGAATAAACTTACGGTAATCACCGGTGTATCCGGTTCGGGAAAATCGAGCCTGGCATTTGACACAATCTATGCTGAAGGCCAGCGCCGGTATGTAGAGAGTCTTTCCAGCTATGCCCGCCAGTTTTTAGAGCGAATGGATAAACCGGATGTAGATTTTATGCAGGGAATTTCACCTGCGATGGCTATTCAGCAGAAAACGACCAGCAGCAATCCGCGTTCAACGGTTGGAACCACTACAGAAATTTATGATTATGTTCGCCTGCTTTTTGCAAGAGTAGGAAAAACAATCTCGCCTGTTTCCGGGAAAGAGGTATTCAAAGACACGCCTGACACTATTATAAAGGAACTATTTGAAGAACTGGAGGAAAAAACAAAGTTCTATGTTCTCTTTCCGTTTGAGCTGAGAGAGGGACGTAAACCGGAGGAGCAGTTTACTGTATTGAAAGAAAAGGGGCTGACAAGAATTCTTCAGATTGAAGATGAAACGTTGATCGATCTGACGCGAGATGATTATGATCCGGAAAAAATCAAACCGGATACACACCGGGTGTTAGTGGACCGTCTTGCCATCAAAAAAGATAATGATACCCGAAGCCGTATTGTTGAATCAATTGAAACAGCTTTTCGCGAAGGTAATGACCGCTGCTCCATCAAAGTTAGAAAGGGAAAGGAGTACAAGTACAGTGAACGGTTTGAGAGAGACGGAATGGAGTTCCTGGAACCATCTCCACAGATGTTCTCATTCAACAATCCATTTGGGGCATGCGATGAGTGCGAAGGGTTTGGAAAAGTATCCGGCATTGATGAAGATCTTGTTATTCCCGATCCCGATAAAACCATTCGGGGCGGTGCTGTGGCTCCGTTTGATTCGCAAAAGTTTAGTACTTATTTGAAAGATTTTATAAAAGTAGCAGCCCGGGAAAAAATCCCGATTGATACTCCCTATAAAGATCTGGATAAGGATGCCAAACGGATTCTCTGGCATGGTAAAGATGAGTACAGCGGTATTTATGGATTTTTTGAGGATGTAAAAAGCCAATTTTATAAAGTCCACATGCGCGTTCTTTATTCCAGGTATCGCGGGTACAGCCGATGTCCGGAATGTGAGGGTTATCGGGTTCGTAAGGATGCACTTTATGTGAAGGTAAACGGGCAGCATATCGGGCAGGTAACGGAGATGACCATCGGCCATGCACGCGAGTTTTTTGAGAATTTAGAGCTCAGTGATTTTGAAAAAGAGGTGGCAGGACAGATTTTATATGAGATTCGCAAACGCCTTAAATACCTCGATGAGGTAGGACTGGATTACCTGACACTGAACCGTCTGACAAATACCCTCAGCGGGGGTGAATCGCAACGGATCAGCTTGGCTAATTCACTGGGCAGCTCCCTCATTGGTAGTCTGTATGTTCTGGATGAGCCGACCATCGGACTTCATCCCAGGGATAACAACCGACTCATCAATATTTTAAAATCCCTGAGAGATATCGGAAATACAGTACTGGTTGTGGAGCACGATCCTGAGATGATTCAATCCGCCGATAATATTATTGATATCGGTCCATTTGCCGGTACGCATGGCGGTGAGGTGGTTTTTAGCGGTTCGTATGATGAACTTCTGGAGTCCAAAACACTGACCGGCAAATATCTCAGCGGAAAGAAAGAGATTCCAATTCCCGAAAAACGCCGAAAGGGAAATGGCAAATCACTTGTTGTTGAAGGCGCATCCGAACATAACCTGAAAAGTATTGATGTTGAGTTTCCGCTCGGGAAGCTGGTTTGTGTAACAGGTGTATCCGGTTCGGGGAAATCGACCCTGGTTCATGATACGCTATATGGATCTATCCAGAATAAACTGGGCACCTGGAAAGAGAAAATCGGACGGAATAAAGGCATCCATGGAATCAAAAATATTGAGGCTGTGGAGATGGTGGATCAGAGTCCGATTGGCCGGTCTACGCGTTCAAATGCAGCAACTTATACCAAAGCGTTCGACGGTATCCGCGATCTGTTTGCCAATACCAAGCAGTCCAAAATTATGGGATATGAACCCGGTCACTTTTCGTTTAATGTGCCGGGCGGCCGGTGTGAAGCCTGCCAGGGTGAGGGTGTACAAAAGATTGAGATGCAGTTTATGGCCGATATTGAATTGCAGTGCGAAGAGTGTGGCGGAACTCGGTACAGGAAAGATATTCTTCATGTAAAATATCGCGGCAAGAATATTCACGATGTACTTGAGATGAATATCAGCGATGCCATTGAATTTTTTGTGGATGAGCCCAGCATCGTAAACAAATTGCAGCCGATGGAAGATGTTGGCCTTGGATATCTGAATCTCGGGCAGAGCGCAACAACACTATCCGGCGGGGAGGCTCAACGCGTGAAGCTGGCAAAGTTTTTATCAAAAACGAACACGGATGAAACACTCTACTTTTTTGATGAACCGACCACCGGCCTCCATTTTGAAGATATCTCAAAGCTCCTTAAATCGTTTAACAACCTGGTTGATAATGGTCATTCGGTTATCATTATTGAGCATAACCTGGATGTAATTAAATCGGCCGACTGGATAATTGATGTTGGGCCCGAGGGAGGGTTTGGCGGCGGACAAATTGTAGCTACCGGAACGCCCGAAGAGATAGCAGCAAATAAAGAGAGCCATACAGGCAGATTTCTTAGCGAGATATTGAATGGCCCGTGA
- a CDS encoding Gfo/Idh/MocA family oxidoreductase, translated as MTNTISRKDFLVRAGSAVAVSAIGFPSILLSQNNEKLGVALVGLGYYSTNLLAPGLQQTEHCELRGIVTGSPEKIPVWQEKYSIPDANVYNYENMHEIANNDDIDIVYIVLPNNMHAEYSIIGANAGKHVWCEKPMAMNVEECQAMIDAAEKNGVQLAIGYRMQHEPNTQTIIRYGEEQTYGEITAIRSSGGFRANHEPDNWRAVKEMGGGSLYDMGVYPMNAARYASGMEPVAVRGKQWSVREDIYSDCDEYTDFELEFPGGLIMKGSSSFGEGSNYLDIDCSDGWYRLRPFLSYSGVRGATSDGTVLPPAGGHQQARQMDDDALAIKNGTAPIAPGEEGLRDIRILRAIMDSSRLDGQWIKL; from the coding sequence ATGACCAACACTATCTCACGCAAAGACTTTCTTGTACGGGCCGGATCCGCTGTTGCAGTTTCAGCCATTGGATTTCCATCTATTCTTCTCTCTCAAAACAACGAAAAACTTGGAGTGGCTCTTGTAGGTCTTGGCTACTACAGTACAAATTTGCTGGCACCCGGTCTTCAGCAAACAGAACACTGCGAACTTCGAGGAATTGTAACCGGTTCACCCGAAAAAATCCCCGTTTGGCAGGAAAAGTATAGTATCCCTGATGCGAATGTGTACAATTATGAAAACATGCATGAAATAGCCAATAACGATGATATTGATATTGTTTATATCGTACTGCCAAATAATATGCATGCAGAATATTCCATCATTGGCGCAAATGCCGGGAAGCATGTATGGTGTGAAAAACCGATGGCGATGAATGTTGAAGAGTGCCAGGCGATGATTGATGCAGCCGAAAAGAATGGTGTGCAACTTGCTATTGGATACCGAATGCAGCATGAGCCGAATACACAAACCATCATCCGGTATGGAGAAGAGCAAACGTACGGAGAAATTACAGCAATTCGCTCCAGTGGTGGATTTCGTGCCAACCACGAACCAGATAACTGGCGTGCCGTCAAAGAGATGGGCGGCGGCTCTCTTTATGATATGGGCGTTTACCCAATGAATGCCGCTCGTTATGCATCCGGAATGGAACCCGTTGCTGTACGTGGAAAACAGTGGTCTGTTCGGGAAGATATATACAGCGATTGCGATGAATACACCGACTTTGAACTTGAATTCCCCGGTGGCTTAATCATGAAGGGCAGCTCCAGTTTTGGTGAGGGCAGCAACTATCTTGATATCGACTGTTCTGATGGCTGGTACAGGCTTCGACCGTTTCTATCATACAGTGGTGTGAGAGGAGCAACAAGTGACGGAACTGTGTTGCCACCCGCTGGAGGGCATCAACAAGCCCGCCAGATGGATGATGATGCTCTTGCCATAAAAA